In Roseicyclus marinus, the genomic window GGCCGTTCAGGACCAGGATATTCATGCATTTTCCCCAATAACCACCGCAGTATACGAAGGATTGCCGCCCACGGAAGAGGCATTAATCCAAGAAGCTCAAGTGTTTGGCCGGAAAGACGGTGGGTTGCGCAGGGATTGCGGAAGCAGATGGCAGCCGGGGATTGCGTCACGCCATCTGGCAAAAATCGTTTTCTATCAATGCCCAAGGGAGCGTTGTTCACCGTGTGCATCAGGGATTGGATTGCGCGGGGTTTGGGTGGATGGGCGTTTGTTGTGGGACCGCACCATATCAATATTTAACATAATCATGATTACAGGACTTATGGATGTCCGATCGGGGAGACCCCCGTCACGGATCAATCGGCCGGAAACAGCACCGTGAAGGTGCTGCCCTGTCCCTGCACCGAGTCGATGCGCAGCCGCCCCCGATGGCGGTTCACGATATGCTTGACGATGGCGAGCCCGAGCCCCGTGCCGCCCATCGCGCGGCTGCGATGCGTGTCGACGCGGTAGAAGCGTTCGGTCAGACGCGGCAGATGCAAGGGATCGATGCCGTCGCCACGGTCGATCACATCAGCGCGCAGCAGCGGACCCTTGAGATTGCCGGTGCCGTCCTGCCAGCCGAGCCGCAAGGTCACGGGCCGTCCGGCACCGCCGTATTTCAGCGCATTCTCGGTCAGGTTCAGGAAAACCTGCATCAGCTGATCGCGGTCTCCCTTCATGCGGAACCCCTGCCCTGCGGCCCCGAGAAGCAGCGCGGGATCGGCCGGTTGCAGGTCGAGTTGCAGGGTCGATCCCTGATCCTCGGCGGCGGGTTTCAGCGCCGCGATCACGCCATCGAGCACGGCGCGCAGATCGACCTCGGTCGAGGGGCGCTGACGTTCTTGCGATTCGACGCGGCTGAGCGACAGGAGATCGGAGACGAGCCGGTTCATCCGACGCGCTTCGCCCTCCATGATGCCCAGGAAACGGTCGCGGGCGGCGGTGTCGTCCTTGGCCGGGCCGCGCAGCGTTTCGATGAAGCCCAGGACGGCCGTGAGCGGCGTGCGCAATTCATGGCTGACATTTGCGACGAAATCGCGGCGCATCTCTTCGGCTTCGCGCAGATGGGTGATGTCGGTGAAATGCAGCAAGAGCGCGCGCTGACCCGAGCGCGGCGCGGGATCGCCCACGGGCGTGATCCGCACGAGATACTGGGTTTCGCCGGTCTGGTCGGTGATCTGCATCCGCGCCTCGCCCGCCGGCTCGCCGGCCTGCACGGCCTCGACCCGGTTCAGAAGGCCTGGCTGGCGCAGGACGGTGGCGCAGCTGCGCCCCTCGATCCAGTCGCCCAGAAGCGCGCGCGCCGCCGCATTGGCCGCCTCGATCTGCCCGCTGGCCGACAGGTGCAGCATCGGATCGGGCACCGCGTTCATCACGTCGCCAAGTGGTGTATCGGCCATGGCCGGATCGCTCCCCTGATCGTGCCGGTCTGACGTGCCGCAAAAACGGGGGCTTGGCAATCATGTGGAAAACCTGTGCGTTTCCAAAAGTTGTCTTTGCCAAAGACCGAGTCGCGATGTATTTTCGAGGGGCGGCACCTTGGTGGTGGGGGGTGTTCGCCATTCATGTTCCCCCGGAACGACCGGACCTGCCCTGGCATAACGCCGATGATGGACGGAAGAGATAGGCGCCCGGCGGTGCCGGGCCGCCCGAATGATCTGGAAGAGAACGGGCCCGCCAAGGCGGTGGTCGTGCTTGCCTTGAGCGATGAGGCGTTGGGCGCCCTGCCCCGTCACGTGCTGCATCCCGATGCACGGATCCAGCGGGTGCCGTATCATATGCTGTCCGAGCGCCGCCTGAGTGGACCGGATGCACCGGGGCTGGTGCTGTCGCCGCTGCTCACGCCGGAATTCGACGCGCTCGATCTTGCGCGCATCCTGACGCAATGCGGCTATCGCGGGCGTTACCTTGCGCTGGTCGACCGTTTGCCGAGTGCGAACCTGATCCGGCGCGAAGTGGCCGCGCAATCGCCCACAATCAATTTCGACGTGATCGTGCTGGACGGATCGACGCCGTTGCATTCGCTTTAGGACGCGCAAGGAACAGGCGCGCATCGCCGCCCCCTGCCCCTT contains:
- a CDS encoding ATP-binding protein, which encodes MADTPLGDVMNAVPDPMLHLSASGQIEAANAAARALLGDWIEGRSCATVLRQPGLLNRVEAVQAGEPAGEARMQITDQTGETQYLVRITPVGDPAPRSGQRALLLHFTDITHLREAEEMRRDFVANVSHELRTPLTAVLGFIETLRGPAKDDTAARDRFLGIMEGEARRMNRLVSDLLSLSRVESQERQRPSTEVDLRAVLDGVIAALKPAAEDQGSTLQLDLQPADPALLLGAAGQGFRMKGDRDQLMQVFLNLTENALKYGGAGRPVTLRLGWQDGTGNLKGPLLRADVIDRGDGIDPLHLPRLTERFYRVDTHRSRAMGGTGLGLAIVKHIVNRHRGRLRIDSVQGQGSTFTVLFPAD